In Kordiimonas pumila, a single genomic region encodes these proteins:
- a CDS encoding quinone oxidoreductase family protein, whose amino-acid sequence MTHAIVIKKTGGPDVLQWEEINVPAPKADEISIKHTFVSLNYIDTYHRSGLYPMPLPGTIGLEAVGVISAVGDTISDLKVGDRVAYPIGPLGAYAEERTMPAHTVVKIPDTVSDETVAAILMKACTVECLIKRIFHVGKDHTVLLQAAAGGVGLLACQWLSAIGATVIGTVSSEEKAILAKENGCTHTLNYKTEDFQKRVMEITDGKGVDVVYDSAGKDTFIKSLDCLKPRGWMVTYGNTTGPIDPISPALLAQKGSLILTRPTVLDYMRTREELVSATNAVFNQIEKGVLKANINQKFALKDAATAHRALEAGKTSGQTLLAV is encoded by the coding sequence ATGACCCATGCAATTGTGATAAAAAAAACAGGTGGGCCAGACGTTTTACAGTGGGAAGAAATTAATGTGCCTGCACCCAAGGCAGACGAGATTTCTATTAAACATACTTTTGTCAGCCTCAATTATATCGACACCTACCACCGGTCAGGTCTGTATCCCATGCCACTTCCCGGCACAATTGGTCTTGAAGCAGTAGGTGTTATTTCTGCTGTTGGCGACACTATATCTGACCTTAAAGTTGGTGACAGAGTAGCGTATCCAATAGGACCTCTAGGTGCTTACGCTGAAGAGCGCACAATGCCCGCACATACAGTTGTAAAAATTCCTGATACCGTTTCAGATGAAACAGTAGCTGCCATTCTTATGAAGGCCTGCACTGTTGAATGCCTGATAAAACGGATTTTCCACGTTGGAAAAGATCATACTGTTTTATTACAGGCTGCCGCAGGCGGTGTTGGTTTACTTGCATGCCAGTGGCTTTCCGCTATCGGTGCAACAGTTATTGGCACCGTTAGTTCAGAAGAAAAAGCCATTTTGGCTAAAGAAAATGGCTGTACACATACCCTTAATTACAAAACTGAAGATTTCCAGAAACGCGTAATGGAAATAACAGACGGCAAAGGCGTGGATGTGGTTTATGACAGTGCTGGTAAAGATACTTTCATAAAATCGCTAGATTGCCTGAAACCAAGGGGTTGGATGGTAACTTACGGCAATACAACAGGACCAATTGATCCAATTTCGCCAGCCCTACTTGCACAAAAAGGGTCGCTTATCCTGACACGCCCTACTGTGCTGGATTACATGCGCACACGGGAAGAACTTGTTTCAGCAACAAATGCTGTTTTTAACCAGATTGAAAAAGGCGTTTTAAAAGCAAACATCAACCAGAAATTTGCTTTAAAAGATGCAGCAACCGCCCACCGCGCACTGGAAGCAGGCAAAACCAGCGGCCAAACGTTGCTTGCGGTCTAG